The following is a genomic window from Bordetella petrii.
CGCTGCTGACTTTCTGGCTGCTGCAGCTGGGCGGCAAGCTTATCACCTGGCGGCGCTTTTTCCGCCTGACTGAAATCCTGCTGCTGTTGCTGGCCGGCTCCCTGCTGATGGGTGGCCTCGACCGCCTGATATCGCTGGGCGAGCTGCCCACGCTGGTCGACCCGGTGTGGGATAGTTCCTGGCTGCTCGACGACAGCAGCGGCCTGGGTAAAGTGCTGGCCGATTTTGCCGGTTATCGCGCCTACCCCGCCTTGACCTCGGTATTGTTGTGGCTGGCCTATTGGGTAGTAGTATGGGCGCTGCTGCGCCGGGCGGGCCGGCGGCCGGCCCGGGCCACAGCACCCGCATGAAGCAGTTGCCTGACCGGCCGGCGATTTTGCCGGCCATTGCATTTGAAGGTTGATCCATGGCAGCCGTACTCGGGCGTTCCGCCGCCCGCTTCGCCGATTTTCTGCGCGACCATGCTCCGCTGCTGCGCAAGCTGCAGTGGTGCGTAGTCTGTGTCTACGCGTTCCTGCTGATCGTGCCGGCGCTGCTGCCGTTGCCCGACAACGCCGCTTCGGTATTCAACAACCTGACCATCGTCGCGCAGTTCGCGTTCTGGGGCGTGTGGTGGCCGTTCGTGCTGGTGTCCATTCCGTTGCTGGGCCGCGCCTGGTGCGGCTGGCTGTGCCCCGAGGGCATGCTGACCGAATGGGCCAGCGAACGCGGGCAGGGCCGCTCCATTCCTAAATGGATGCGCTGGGGCGGTTGGCCGTTCGTGGCCTTTGCGCTGACCACCATCTACGGCCAGCTGGTCAGTGTGTACCAATATCCGCTGGCGGTGCTCGCGGTGCTGGGCGGCTCCACCATGGCCGCCATGGTGGTGGGCTGGCGGTATGGGCGCAGCAAGCGCGTGTGGTGCAAGTACCTGTGCCCGGTCAACGGCGTGTTCAACCTGCTGGCCAAGCTGGCGCCCTGGCACTTCAAGGTCGACGAAGAAGCCTGGCGGCATCCGGTCATCCGCATCGAGCCTGTCAATTGCGCGCCGCTGGTGCCGCTGCGCCACATGAAGGGCGCGGGCGACTGCCACGTGTGCGGCCGCTGCAGCGATTACCGCGGGGCCATCGCGCTGACGCCGCGTTCGCCCGAAGAGGAAATTGTGCACGTGGCCAGCGGCGACGCCTGGCAGACCGCGTTGATCTGCTTCGGACTGATGGGCATCGCCATCGGCGCATTCCTCTGGAGCGCCAGCCCCTGGTTCGTGACGGTCAAGCAGTGGGCGGCGACGTGGCTGGTCGAGCACGACATCCTGTGGCCGCTGATGGATAACGCGCCGTGGTTCATCCTGACCCACTACCCGGAAATGAACGACAGCTTTTCGTGGCTGGACGGCGCGGGCATCCTGCTGTTCGTGGTGGGTAGCACAGTGGTCGTGGGCGGTGCGGCCTTCGCGGCGCTATGGGCGGCCGATCTCGCCGCGCCGGCGCGCCTGCCGGGCGGACGTCTGGCAGGCCTGCACAAGCTGGCGCAGGCGCTGATCCCGGCGGCCGGCATAGGCGTGTTCCTGGGGCTTTCGGCCACCACCGTCTCCCTGTTGGGGCACGAAGGCGTGGAAACCGGCTGGGCCGACCCGGTGCGCTTCACGCTGCTGACGCTGGCCGTGGCCTGGTCGCTGCGGCTGGGCTGGCGCCTGCTGGCGCAGCGCACGGCAGCCTGGCCGCGCAAGCTGGCGGCATGGTTGCTGATGGCGGCCGGGCTGGTGCCGTTCTGCACGGCCTGGGTGTTGTTCTTCGCCGTCTGGTAGCGGACGGCGCGCTATCATCGGCCTTTCGCCGATTGCCGTCGCGCCGCCATGCACACTTACGCCTTTCGCCTGCTCAATGTCTTCGCCGACACCACCTTCGGCGGCAATCCACTGTGCGTGTTCGAAGATGCGCGCGGCCTGGACGACCAGGCCATGCTGGACCTGGCGCGGCAGTTCAACTTGTCTGAAACCACGTTCATCCTGCCCAGCGCGCAGGCCGACGCGCGAGTGCGCATTTTCACGCCGGGCTACGAAATGCGCTTTGCCGGACACCCCACGCTGGGCACGGCTCACGTGGTGCGCGAGCTGGCCGCTGGCGGCGATGCGCTGACACTGGAATTCGCCGCCGGCATCGTGCCGGTGCAAGCAAGGGGCGACACCTGGACGCTTACCGCACCCGCCTCGGGCGCGCCCAAAACGGCAGCGCCGGCCCTGGCGGCCAGCGAGATCGCCGCGCAGTTGGGTCTGCACGTCGCCGACTTGCTCGATGCCCCGCTATGGGTCGACACCGGCGCCGACCAGTTGCTCGTGCCGCTGAAATCGGTCGACGCCGTGCAGCGCGCGCAGCCCGACAGCGGCCGCTTGCATCAGTGGCAGCCCAGCACCCTGGGACGCAAGACGGCCTACGTATTCGCTTTCGACCCCACGCCTGGGCGCGACGGCCGGCAGGTGGTACAAGCGCGGTATTTCTTCACGAAAGAGGGTGGGGGCGTGGCCGAAGATCCCGGCACCGGATCGGCCTGCGCCAACCTGGGCGGATGGCTGGTGGCGCGCGGCAAGCCACTGCCCGCACGCATCGAAGTGCGGCAGGGCCGTCAGGTGTCGCGGCCCTGCAGCTTGTACCTGGATGTGGCGCGCGACGGCGCCATCCAGGTCGGGGGGCGGGTGATCGAACTGGGTCGCGGCACGGTGCGCATTCCGCAAGCCTAGAAGCCGCGCCGGACCCGGGGAAGATCAGTTCGGCTTGGCCTTGGCCGGATCGACCTTGATGTCGTTCTGCACCTGCTTCACGCCTTCTACGTCGCGGGCCACGCGGGCGGCCTGCTCGACTTCGGCTTCGGTGCCGACGGCACCCGTCAGCGTGACGGTGCCCTCGGTGGTTTCGACGGCGATGTCCAGCGCGCTGAGCGTCTCATCGGCCACGAAGGCTGCCTTGACCTTGGTGGTGATCATGGCGTCCGACGCATACTCGCCCATCGACTGCTTGGGCGCTTCGCCTTCGGCGGCTTGCGCCGTGGCGCCGACCACGGCGCCCGCGCCCAACAGGGCTGCAACGATCAGTTTGCGCGTTTGCATGATGTTCTCCTTATGTTGCGGGTTCGGAGGCGGCGCGGCCGGATGCCCGCCGCCCACGACCTACTTCTTGCGGAATGCGCCACTCAGGATCGACAGCAGCGCCAGGATCAGGAACACAAAGAACAGGATCTTGGCGATGCCCGCGGCGCCGGCGGCAATGCCGCCGAAGCCGAGTACTGCGGCGATGATGGCGATGACGAAGAAAACAACGGCGTAATACAGCATGTGGGTTCTCCTCGAATCAAGAAAAAGGGATCAGCGGTTGGCGTCGAAGAATGCGCGCACTTCTTTCTCGGCTTCTTCCTTGGTCTTGCCGTAGCGCTCCTGGATCAGGCCGGCCAGCTGTTCCGCGTTGCCTTCGGTGCGGGTCAGCTCGTCGTCGGTGAGATCGCCCCACGCGGCCTTCGCTTTACCAGTCAATTGCTTCCACTTGCCTGCAACGATGTCGTTGTTCATGGTGGTCCTCCTGGTTGATGAGCGTTTCATCACCGTACGGGGCGCACACAGGGAGTGTCAAACACGGCTGTAGGCAAATGTAAGCCGCACCCGGCGCGCTCTCGCGGCCACGGGCGCGGCGGTTGATGCTGCAAGCGGAGTTACAGTTCAGTAAAGTTTTGAGGCGCTTTGACGGGCCGGCGTAACCAGCCCTGCAAGGTCGCGCCTGCGTGGCGTTCAAGCAGCCGCGGTGCGTTGCTTCAAGTGTGCGAGGGCGGCTTCCACCTGGTCGACCAACACCAGGCACAGGTCGCCTGCTTCCAGGCGTGCCAGCGCCGTGTCGATGGCCAGGAACTCGCCGCGAATTTCCTCTACGTGCCGGGCGCGCTGCGCGCCGGCCAGCCCCTGGCGCAGCAGGGTCAGCACCTCGCCGTCGGCGCGGCCGCGCTGGCACTGGTCTTCATACAGCACGACGTCGTCGAATGCATCGCCCAGGATCTCGGTCTGGCGGCGCAGGTCGTCGTCGCGCCGGTCGCCGGCGCCGCTGATCACCACGCTGCGCCGCCGCGCCGGCAGCGCTTCGACCGCCTGCACCAGCGCCTGGATGGCGTCGGGGTTGTGGCCGTAGTCGGCAATGACGGTGGCGCCCCGGTAGTCGAACATATTGAAGCGCCCCGGCACGGTCTGCGCGTCGCTGATGAAGCCGGCCAGGCCCTGACGGATCACGGGCCAGTCCACGCCCAGCGACCAGGCCGCGGCGACCGCGGCCATGGCGTTGTCGACCTGGAAGGCTATGGCGCCGCCATGTGTGAGAGGGATATCGGCCAGCGCGATGCGGACCTCGGCGTCGCCTTGCGCGGCCACGATGTCCGGGCCGTCGCGGTAGACCACGCGATGGCCTTGCGCGCGATGCGTGCCGATAAGAGGGTGCGCCGGGTCGCTGGAAAAGAATGTCACCGAGCCGGGGCAGGCCGATGCCATGTCGGCCACGATGGGGTCCGTGGCGTTCAGCACGGCGGTGCCGCCGGCATGCACGTATTGCACGATAACGCGCTTGACCACGGCCAGGTCTTCCACGGTGCTGATGTAGCCCAGGCCCAGGTGGTCGCCCATGCCCAGGTTGGTGACGATGGCCACGTCGCACCGGTCGAACGCCAGGCCTTCGCGCAGGATGCCGCCGCGCGCGGTTTCGAACACCGCCGCATCCACGCCCGGGTGCGCCAGGACGCGGCGCGCGCTGCGCGGCCCGCTGCAGTCGCCGCTGTCGATGCTGCGCGCGCCTATGTAGACGCCGTCGGAGTTGGTCATGCCGACGCGCAGGCCGCTGCCGGCCAGCAGGTGGGTGGTAAGCCGCACGGTGGTGGTCTTGCCGTTGGTGCCTGCCACCGCCACGACCGGGATGCGG
Proteins encoded in this region:
- a CDS encoding 4Fe-4S binding protein, giving the protein MAAVLGRSAARFADFLRDHAPLLRKLQWCVVCVYAFLLIVPALLPLPDNAASVFNNLTIVAQFAFWGVWWPFVLVSIPLLGRAWCGWLCPEGMLTEWASERGQGRSIPKWMRWGGWPFVAFALTTIYGQLVSVYQYPLAVLAVLGGSTMAAMVVGWRYGRSKRVWCKYLCPVNGVFNLLAKLAPWHFKVDEEAWRHPVIRIEPVNCAPLVPLRHMKGAGDCHVCGRCSDYRGAIALTPRSPEEEIVHVASGDAWQTALICFGLMGIAIGAFLWSASPWFVTVKQWAATWLVEHDILWPLMDNAPWFILTHYPEMNDSFSWLDGAGILLFVVGSTVVVGGAAFAALWAADLAAPARLPGGRLAGLHKLAQALIPAAGIGVFLGLSATTVSLLGHEGVETGWADPVRFTLLTLAVAWSLRLGWRLLAQRTAAWPRKLAAWLLMAAGLVPFCTAWVLFFAVW
- a CDS encoding PhzF family phenazine biosynthesis protein, whose protein sequence is MHTYAFRLLNVFADTTFGGNPLCVFEDARGLDDQAMLDLARQFNLSETTFILPSAQADARVRIFTPGYEMRFAGHPTLGTAHVVRELAAGGDALTLEFAAGIVPVQARGDTWTLTAPASGAPKTAAPALAASEIAAQLGLHVADLLDAPLWVDTGADQLLVPLKSVDAVQRAQPDSGRLHQWQPSTLGRKTAYVFAFDPTPGRDGRQVVQARYFFTKEGGGVAEDPGTGSACANLGGWLVARGKPLPARIEVRQGRQVSRPCSLYLDVARDGAIQVGGRVIELGRGTVRIPQA
- a CDS encoding BON domain-containing protein; amino-acid sequence: MQTRKLIVAALLGAGAVVGATAQAAEGEAPKQSMGEYASDAMITTKVKAAFVADETLSALDIAVETTEGTVTLTGAVGTEAEVEQAARVARDVEGVKQVQNDIKVDPAKAKPN
- a CDS encoding DUF1328 family protein; translation: MLYYAVVFFVIAIIAAVLGFGGIAAGAAGIAKILFFVFLILALLSILSGAFRKK
- a CDS encoding CsbD family protein translates to MNNDIVAGKWKQLTGKAKAAWGDLTDDELTRTEGNAEQLAGLIQERYGKTKEEAEKEVRAFFDANR